A region of the Bryobacteraceae bacterium genome:
GAAGCGTGAGCGACGTCGCTTTGCCACCTTTTGACCAGGGCAACGTGGAGGGCGTATTTCGGATGGCCGTGGATGCGCGAAACTAGAAGATCGTAGAAGCTTTGGCGCCGCTCGCCATGTATGAGCACCACCAGATCTCCGGGTTGAACAGCGCGAACATACCGCTCCTCAGTTGTTAATCCGCCACTGGACTGAACAACGACGTTCAGTTTTTCATCAGAAGCGTAGAAAGCGGTCCACCCGTGCTCGAACCGGAACCAGATCGCCTGATCGCACCACATGCCGGTCGCATGGCTAGCCCCCTGCCCGCGCTCCGGCACATCTTCCTGTTCTGATTCGATTTTATCAAATATCTTGGCTATCTCGTCCGCAGCATCGAACCCCTTCAGAAGGGATGGCACATTGATTGACAGGGTCTTCGTCTTGGCTGAGTTGACCTCCAATTCCGCCGGCGACTCGCAAACAATGCGATCGGTGATGCTTTGTGAGAACGCCGGTTCAGGTTGACCGGACAACGCGGCTAGGGCACGAGTGACGTATCGTACGCTCGGATTACACCGCTCTGCCCATTCCGCAATCCGGCGATAGCCCGCCTTGAGTTGATGGCGGTACACAAGCAGATCAAGACGCTTATACGAAAAGCACGGCAGAATCTTCGGCATGAGCACGGGCCTGGGTACTGACATCAACACCAAGCAGCACTGCCGATCGGCGCGCAGCAAACGATCTGGTCGGGACAAATTCCCGGGCATAATCTTGTGGCGCGAATACGCGTCCAGCTCCTCAAGCGTCATCACATATGTTCCCACTTCCGCTAAATCGTCCTCGGTGATGTTATGATGTGCCAGCAAGGCTAGCAGGAACACATGCTTTCGGGATCGGCTGGAAAAGATCACAAGCCGTGCCGAGCCGTCGCTTGGCTCGTCCAAGATGACGTTGCACAGCGCGATCCATAGCGGCGCGGATCGAGCCTTCACCTCCTCGATGGCGTGGCCAAGATGTGTCGCTACTGTTTCAAGGCGGCCGGTGAGGTTCGGGTGCTTCTCAGAAGTGTGGTTCCGGAAAGAGGCGCAGGATTGTAGAAGATGTGAGAACGTTCGCAGACCGTAAAAGCGCTGTGTTTCGCGCTCGTAGAAATCCAGAGGCACGCACAAGCCCTCCACATTCCGCAATAGGCGCCAGTGTGCCAGCACCGCCGCTTTCGCGAGCGTACCGTCCGGCGGCGTCAGGCGAGACAGTTCCACGGTTGCCGCCCGCAGGTGCGTGTCTACGCAGGCGAGACCGGGCCCTGCCAGCACCACGGGCCTCACCGTCGTCTTCATGGCAGGTTGCCAGAGTTGAAGCCCTTGGGAATGGTTGACGGAGGGAGCTGCAGGATCAAGTCCTTTCCATGGCCAGATAAAGATGCTTCCAAATTCAGTGAACAGGTCAACCAAACTAGAAAGCGGGTTTTGGCTCCAGCAGATCACAGGTACTTGACGTTTCCGGGCGTAGCGCAGAACCCCCGATAGCCACTCGGCCCGAGAGCTATCGCCCAAGTCGATCGCGATCCACTCCGGATTCTGACCCGACAGGATGGCAACGGGATCAACTGGCGCGTACACAGTTATCAACTCTGGCGCATGTCCGCCGTACTCGCCGTGGCCGGCTTCCTTCTGTTTCACCGTCGATCCGGAAGGACCGACGTTGCGTTGAGGGAAAACCTCCGAAAAGCGCAGACCCCAACCGGCCAGCTCGAGCGACGCCAAGTGTTCTCGGATACCTACATATGACCCAAAATAGACGACGCGCGGTCGGTAGGAAGGCGACGCCAACCGCGGATTTAGCAAGGAGTGGATGAGGCCGGTCGCCAAAAGGATGGCGGGCCTATGAAGAGCGAAGTCCGGCAGGACCACCATTAGGTTTCGACCAGTTTGAAGAGCCGACCACACGAGCCTCGAGCTGCGCTCGTCCACCTCATCGGTCGAGCAGCTCCCCACTCGGGCCTTCAATAAACGCTTCTCCCAGACGCTGTTCAGCGCATGAGAGCTGTTGGCCGGAAGCTGCCCGAACGCGGCATCAATCCAAGAAATCGGCACGCTTGGTTGCGTTACTCCCGAGTCTTGCGACAAATCCCTCTTCCCTTTCCCTCCATAATGTGAGCGGGTCGCACAAGGGTCTAAAATTTACGATGGTCAGGGGGCTGCTGGCCTTCAAATCCGGATAATGTCCTAAAAGAGCGGCCCGCAGTTCGCCAAGACCCCCGAAGCCTTCGCGTAGCGCATCCTCATGCGTCAGCTCATCGAACCTGCAATGCCGTGTATGCGTCACCTCAACACATAACTCTTCCGACCCTGCTTGAAGTATCAGTGGACCGCTTGAGACATCGTACCGACCTTTGCGAATCGTGCTCCGTTTTACGCCACTCCTTAAAGCCGGCAAGTAACACCGTTTGACGGCGAGGTGCGGGGCCGCCCAGATCTCGGGACGAAGCCTGAGCCGCCGGACGAACTGCCTTCCATCGACGACAAGGTGCTCGGTCGAGCTTGAGAGGTGTATCACGAGATCCGGTTCTAAGCTCGCGACGAAGGTTTGAGGCTGAGAAGATGCGACGATCAAGGCTGCCCCAAGCTTGCGCGCTACCCGTTGGACCCGCGAAGCAACCACGTTCGCGGTGAGCACGTCAAGATTGGAGCAGAACTCGTCCGCCAGCCACACGTTACAGCCGCTGGCAACTAAGGCAGCAAGCGCAGCTCTGTACTGCTGGCCGTTACTAAGTTCCTCAAAACGTTGCAAATAGACGAACGCATCAGAGAGGCCAACAATCCCCAACAGTTCGAGGGCCGAGCGAACATCGGCCTTCCCCAGCAGTTCCACCAGGGGCTTCTGTGATCGTAGTCGAGTGAGGCTGCCAGGACGATAATTGGGCGGCGTGCATATAGCGTGGCCGCTCGGAATAGAATCCGGCCTAAGCAACGCCGATAATAAGCTTGTCTTTCCAGATCCCGAAGGGCCCACAATAAGCACAACTTGGCCAGCTGCGATCTGAACTGAGAGATTTCGAATAATGTTATGATTTATAAAATCCGGTGAGATCCCAAAGGCCTGCTGAACAAGATGAGTCTTTCGGGTGCGGCGTACACGCGATTGATATGAGATGCACAAATCCCTGATGGTGACCGGCGATTGAATGGGATCTATGCTCGGCAGCGAATGCCGATGACCGTTCGAGATCTGGAGTTGCGCCACCCGCCGGTTGACAAACTCAGAAGCCTCGGGAGTGAGACCTTGCAGGTAAGTCGGCTTTGGGAGGCTGATGATTCCATTGAAGAGCGCGAAATCTCTTAGCGAACCTTTCCTAGCGAGGGTGTCCAAGCGTTTCGTCAGCTCAGGTATAGTCAGCTTCTCGCTTTCTAGCAGTTGAGCTGCACGGGTCATCCTGGCGACCTGTTGATCGACAATGCCGCAGGCCTCTTCATGGACGACATCCCGGTTCCGTACGCGTTCTTGATTGGTGAGCAGATATCGCAAATCTTTGGCGACGCGAGCGAGATTTCCCTCAGTTTCACCAATGAACGACATTCCGGCACTGGCGCAGAAAGGAACAAATTTCAGCATGTCTGCCGCAATCTCGATGAAGTACGGCTTGAGTCCAGCCACTTGCCAGTGGTCTTTGGCATAGTACGCGGCGTGTTTCACGAGTAATTGTCCTAGCCGGATTCCGCGGAATTCAGGGTATACTACACATCGAGCGATCCGCACCAGCAGGTGGATATATTGCCGCAGCGTGGGCGTGTCCCAGCGGTCCCAGCCAATGCCGTTAGAATGAAATGGCGCGTCCAGCACCGCAGATCTAGGTTTGCTCATGTAAAACGGCGTCGCGAGCTCGATGTAACCGACGATGCTCGGGTACATCGGGTGGAAGCTCCTGGCGACAAGGCGGGCCGTGCGTCCGTGGAGGGCCTTTCCCCGGTAATGAAGGTCAGCCAGTGCCTGGTACGCGGAGAACTCAGCCTCTTCCGTGATCTCTTTTATCAGCACCTCCAAGGAGACATTCCCAACCGAAACCGTCTCGCGGGCAGCGTAGGGCGGATAAAGGAGTGCGTCACCGTTCCGGCAGGGGACCGTGATTCTCTCGGGACTAATGACGACGTAGTCTCCCACCGAGACGCATGCAGATCTCGGCAGCACGAGGGTCCGCGCTGATGTACCAAGCCGGATCTCTTTTAGGTGCCCACGCCATTCAACGCTGGCGACGCGATACCGCCCACCCATGACGCTCACCTACATGCCTTCTGCTAGGGAACATTCTCGTATTTATATACACTCTTGCGGAGATCGTATCAAGTCAAAATCCACTGGAGTTCAGAGTGCCTTGCGCGCCCAGTGTAACCGCACCCGATTTCTTTGGACAGTGTTTCAAAATATGGTCATTCGGTGGACTCCAGGGCAAGCAAGGCCCGATGAGCCTGCCGCAGGGACCGAAAGTGAAGGCTCTCGACGAGCCAGTGGTCGTTGTAGCGCTAGCGGAATTCCTCGAGGGCTTTGGCGAGCCCCTGAATGGTGTTGAAGTGCTGCACTACCACGAGTTGCTCCTTGAGAGTGCGGAAGAAGCGTTCGATACAGCCATTGCCTTCGGGCTCGCGGACAGGAGCCGGTGAAGACACGCGGCCGAGAAAGCAGATCTCTCGTTGAAAGTCGTCGCCCAGGAATTGGGAGCCGTGGTCATGACGCAGCTTC
Encoded here:
- a CDS encoding hypothetical protein (possible pseudo, internal stop codon, frameshifted), with the translated sequence MWGIDATACFTLQDGQLAVFAMVDHGSARCLGIHVARRGTRFEASDPVRQAAREQFGGFTEGIAAGVKLRHDHGSQFLGDDFQREICFLGRVSSPAPVREPEGNGCIERFFRTLKEQLVVVQHFNTIQGLAKALEEFR